In Hypomesus transpacificus isolate Combined female unplaced genomic scaffold, fHypTra1 scaffold_100, whole genome shotgun sequence, one genomic interval encodes:
- the LOC124487777 gene encoding uncharacterized protein LOC124487777: protein MASPSKQPRKDDDSIVGYLHCVSPVKTSRRNLRYFEATLQTGREEYHRVVAFSVDKRIPFTQASQNNSPVKLANVRRGLSYSDPSGFDVLCSNSTTVEVVEDVAFFPREPRSMGQMTIEEVLRLGPRQRVGVVDAKILPEGTVSRVVPVDGVQCELKELQICDPTGQTTLTLWEKLILTVEVGKSYKLANLSTRKAGDRTVLTTTQTTTVSEISAVGEPESVEVHGDDRQDTSIVRGTVTGVQISAKHRCRRCHTSQEPFVSRSLTHRCQRCKLLQKASSFVASYSGVLLLMTSDGQEQSPMFTNSALSAYLKEKDIGDSMGDLQVIEEHFLSVGDVELSVNAEGLIVSVKDIVSEKGSPECEATGFAEGMDELFLKDDKLNA, encoded by the exons ATGGCTAGCCCCTCGAAACAACCTAGAAAGGATGACGATAGCATAGTGGGATATTTGCACTGTGTGTCACCGGTGAAAACTTCGAGGCGGAATCTCCGCTACTTCGAGGCGACCCTACAGACCGGCCGAGAGGAATACCACAGAGTGGTAGCATTTTCGGTAGACAAGAGGATCCCGTTTACGCAAGCTTCGCAAAACAACAGCCCAGTGAAGCTGGCGAACGTCAGGAGAGGCCTCA GTTACTCCGATCCCAGTGGCTTCGACGTTCTCTGTTCAAATAGCACCactgtggaggtggtggaggacgtGGCTTTCTTCCCGAGAGAGCCTCGAAGCATGGGACAGATGACCATCGAGGAGGTGCTGCGCCTTGGACCAAGACAGCGC GTGGGTGTGGTGGATGCCAAGATCCTGCCAGAGGGTACTGTGAGCAGAGTGGTACCTGTTGACGGGGTCCAGTGCGAGTTGAAGGAGCTTCAGATCTGCGATCCCACTGGCCAGACAACTCTCACACTCTGGGAGAAACTGATTCTGACTGTCGAAGTAGGCAAGTCGTACAAGCTGGCCAACTTGTCCACCAGGAAAGCCGGTGACCGTACGGTTCTAACTACCACTCAAACGACAACGGTTAGCGAAATTTCGGCCGTCGGAGAACCGGAGTCAGTCGAGGTCCATGGAGATGACCGCCAGGACACATCGATCGTCCGTGGAACTGTGACCGGGGTGCAGATAAGCGCCAAACACCGTTGTAGGAGATGCCACACCAGTCAAGAGCCGTTTGTGAGTCGCTCGTTAACGCACAGATGCCAGCGCTGCAAGCTCTTACAAAAAGCCAGCTCCTTCGTGGCTTCCTACAGCGGAGTCTTGCTGCTGATGACCAGCGATGGCCAAGAGCAGTCGCCGATGTTCACAAACTCTGCTCTTTCTGCCTACTTGAAAGAGAAGGACATTGGCGATTCCATGGGGGACTTGCAGGTCATCGAAGAGCATTTCCTCAGTGTTGGTGACGTTGAGTTGTCTGTCAACGCAGAGGGGCTGATCGTTTCTGTAAAAGATATCGTAAGCGAAAAGGGTAGTCCAGAGTGTGAAGCAACAGGCTTTGCAGAGGGGATGGATGAGTTATTTTTAAAGGATGATAAGTTAAATGCCTGA